One Spinacia oleracea cultivar Varoflay chromosome 4, BTI_SOV_V1, whole genome shotgun sequence DNA segment encodes these proteins:
- the LOC110776234 gene encoding probable folate-biopterin transporter 4 isoform X2: MVGFRSFVWTAVSYHLKDELKLSPSASQFVSTVAFFPWSIKPLYGIISDCIPIRGRRRIPYLIISTVFSLVPWIILGLNASLRSSKLPLMIFLTVQNIGSAMADVVADAMIAEAVRSERASFAGDLQSICMMSSAMGGIFGSLLGGYALSYLHINAIFLLFAILPALQLVSCGLVKESPMNTKDFSEDLSLTSSHMSNEDGNAENVDHLSNGSSKTSISRRKKGKKNRKKAIISNKSRKEVKNKSLGLQWFFSLKLASHSLFDAFKQPIILRPMAWFFLALITFPNISTVMFYYQTEFLNLDASFLGNVRVVGWLGLMLGTSVYNKFLKRKKLQTTLMWAQIGISMLILIDVLLVSRANIAYGISDKMLVLCGSAVAYAIDQFKFMPFLILSGQLCPPGIEGTLFALFMSINNLGATVSSFVGAWLASNLNISSGSFDNLLIGVVIQFFSSFIPLAFLFLIPKEATGLSA, from the exons ATGGTG GGTTTTAGATCCTTTGTCTGGACAGCAGTTTCTTATCATCTAAAGGACGAGCTGAAGTTGTCTCCGTCAGCTTCCCAGTTTGTATCCACAGTAGCATTTTTCCCTTGGAGCATAAAACCATTATATGG AATTATATCAGATTGTATACCCATAAGAGGGAGGAGAAGAATTCCTTACCTGATTATTTCGACAGTGTTTTCCCTAGTGCCGTGGATTATCTTAGGCCTAAATGCTTCACTGAGATCATCCAAATTGCCTCTCATGATCTTTTTAACAGTACAGAATATAGGCTCTGCTATGGCGGATGTCGTGGCTGATGCAATGATTGCGGAAGCGGTTAGGTCTGAGCG GGCTTCATTTGCTGGAGATCTTCAGTCAATATGTATGATGTCCAGTGCCATGGGAGGAATATTTGGGAGTTTGCTGGGAGGATATGCACTGAGTTACTTGCATATAAATGCCATATTTCTGCTTTTCGCCATTCTTCCAGCTTTACAGCTTGTGTCCTGTGGTTTGGTTAAGGAGAGTCCTATGAATACCAAAGATTTTAGCGAAGATTTGAGTTTGACAAGCTCACATATGAGTAATGAGGATGGTAATGCAGAAAATGTGGACCATTTGTCGAATGGTTCCTCAAAAACTAGCATTTCAAGGAGAAAGAAGGGCAAAAAGAACAGAAAGAAAGCAATTATTTCCAATAAATCTCGTAAGGAGGTCAAGAATAAGTCATTAGGATTACAATGGTTTTTCTCATTGAAGTTGGCAAGTCACAGCTTATTTGATGCTTTTAAGCAGCCAATCATCTTGAG ACCCATGGCTTGGTTTTTCTTGGCGCTCATTACCTTCCCCAACATCTCAACCGTCATGTTCTACTATCAGACGGAATTCTTGAACTTGGATGCGTCCTTCCTTGGAAATGTGCGAGTTGTAGGCTGGTTAGGCCTAATGCTTGGAACATCCGTTTACAACAAGTTCTTGAAGAGAAAGAAGTTACAAACAACTCTAAT GTGGGCCCAAATTGGCATCTCTATGCTAATCCTGATCGACGTGCTTTTGGTTTCTCGAGCAAATATTGCATATGGGATTTCAGATAAAATGCTGGTCTTATGTGGGAGTGCTGTTGCATACGCAATTGACCAGTTCAA GTTCATGCCATTTCTGATATTATCTGGACAGCTGTGCCCTCCAGGCATAGAAGGGACTTTATTTGCACTCTTCATGTCGATAAACAACTTGGGAGCCACAGTGAGCTCATTTGTAGGTGCTTGGTTGGCGTCAAATTTGAACATTTCATCGGGTTCTTTTGACAACCTCCTCATTGGCGTTGTTATTCAGTTCTTTAGCTCTTTCATACCCCTGGCTTTTCTCTTTCTGATACCTAAGGAAGCCACAGGCTTATCCGCATAG
- the LOC110776234 gene encoding probable folate-biopterin transporter 4 isoform X1, with the protein MIEWSKQLKSAFGASFLWLICLIYFTQGFRSFVWTAVSYHLKDELKLSPSASQFVSTVAFFPWSIKPLYGIISDCIPIRGRRRIPYLIISTVFSLVPWIILGLNASLRSSKLPLMIFLTVQNIGSAMADVVADAMIAEAVRSERASFAGDLQSICMMSSAMGGIFGSLLGGYALSYLHINAIFLLFAILPALQLVSCGLVKESPMNTKDFSEDLSLTSSHMSNEDGNAENVDHLSNGSSKTSISRRKKGKKNRKKAIISNKSRKEVKNKSLGLQWFFSLKLASHSLFDAFKQPIILRPMAWFFLALITFPNISTVMFYYQTEFLNLDASFLGNVRVVGWLGLMLGTSVYNKFLKRKKLQTTLMWAQIGISMLILIDVLLVSRANIAYGISDKMLVLCGSAVAYAIDQFKFMPFLILSGQLCPPGIEGTLFALFMSINNLGATVSSFVGAWLASNLNISSGSFDNLLIGVVIQFFSSFIPLAFLFLIPKEATGLSA; encoded by the exons ATGATAGAATGGTCGAAGCAGCTCAAATCCGCCTTTGGGGCTTCATTTTTATGGCTCATTTGTTTGATCTACTTCACTCAG GGTTTTAGATCCTTTGTCTGGACAGCAGTTTCTTATCATCTAAAGGACGAGCTGAAGTTGTCTCCGTCAGCTTCCCAGTTTGTATCCACAGTAGCATTTTTCCCTTGGAGCATAAAACCATTATATGG AATTATATCAGATTGTATACCCATAAGAGGGAGGAGAAGAATTCCTTACCTGATTATTTCGACAGTGTTTTCCCTAGTGCCGTGGATTATCTTAGGCCTAAATGCTTCACTGAGATCATCCAAATTGCCTCTCATGATCTTTTTAACAGTACAGAATATAGGCTCTGCTATGGCGGATGTCGTGGCTGATGCAATGATTGCGGAAGCGGTTAGGTCTGAGCG GGCTTCATTTGCTGGAGATCTTCAGTCAATATGTATGATGTCCAGTGCCATGGGAGGAATATTTGGGAGTTTGCTGGGAGGATATGCACTGAGTTACTTGCATATAAATGCCATATTTCTGCTTTTCGCCATTCTTCCAGCTTTACAGCTTGTGTCCTGTGGTTTGGTTAAGGAGAGTCCTATGAATACCAAAGATTTTAGCGAAGATTTGAGTTTGACAAGCTCACATATGAGTAATGAGGATGGTAATGCAGAAAATGTGGACCATTTGTCGAATGGTTCCTCAAAAACTAGCATTTCAAGGAGAAAGAAGGGCAAAAAGAACAGAAAGAAAGCAATTATTTCCAATAAATCTCGTAAGGAGGTCAAGAATAAGTCATTAGGATTACAATGGTTTTTCTCATTGAAGTTGGCAAGTCACAGCTTATTTGATGCTTTTAAGCAGCCAATCATCTTGAG ACCCATGGCTTGGTTTTTCTTGGCGCTCATTACCTTCCCCAACATCTCAACCGTCATGTTCTACTATCAGACGGAATTCTTGAACTTGGATGCGTCCTTCCTTGGAAATGTGCGAGTTGTAGGCTGGTTAGGCCTAATGCTTGGAACATCCGTTTACAACAAGTTCTTGAAGAGAAAGAAGTTACAAACAACTCTAAT GTGGGCCCAAATTGGCATCTCTATGCTAATCCTGATCGACGTGCTTTTGGTTTCTCGAGCAAATATTGCATATGGGATTTCAGATAAAATGCTGGTCTTATGTGGGAGTGCTGTTGCATACGCAATTGACCAGTTCAA GTTCATGCCATTTCTGATATTATCTGGACAGCTGTGCCCTCCAGGCATAGAAGGGACTTTATTTGCACTCTTCATGTCGATAAACAACTTGGGAGCCACAGTGAGCTCATTTGTAGGTGCTTGGTTGGCGTCAAATTTGAACATTTCATCGGGTTCTTTTGACAACCTCCTCATTGGCGTTGTTATTCAGTTCTTTAGCTCTTTCATACCCCTGGCTTTTCTCTTTCTGATACCTAAGGAAGCCACAGGCTTATCCGCATAG
- the LOC110776233 gene encoding vacuolar protein sorting-associated protein 22 homolog 1 isoform X2 → MKRRVGIGGLQSSAATRNQYRLIGESLSVVKNDVMMAQLSTFRSQLEDFARKHKNDIRKNPTFRAQFHEMCSKVGVDPLASNKGFWAELLGIGDFYYELGVQIVEICLATRSLNGGLINLQELLDLLRLKRKNAREPVSEDDCLRAISKLKVLGSGFEVISVGKKKLIRSVPTELNKDHNAILELAQGQGFVTVEEVESRLSWSAGRAIDALDTLLEASLAMIDDGHKDGKRRYWFLCVSSISAVVGADAIAI, encoded by the exons ATGAAGCGGAGAGTAGGAATCGGAGGTCTGCAGTCATCTGCAGCAACTAGG AATCAATACCGATTGATCGGAGAAAGTTTATCCGTTGTTAAAAATGATGTTATGATGGCGCAATTATCAACTTTTCGGTCTCAGCTTGAGGATTTCGCCCGCAAACATAAG AATGATATTCGGAAAAACCCTACGTTCAGAGCTCAATTTCATGAGATGTGCTCTAAAGTAGGGGTGGATCCTCTTGCCTCAAACAAGGGTTTCTGGGCGGAGCTTCTGGGGATTGGTGACTTTTATTATGAACTTG GGGTGCAAATTGTTGAAATATGCTTGGCCACAAGATCACTCAATGGAGGCTTGATAAACTTGCAGGAGTTATTAGATCTGCTACGTTTGAAACGAAAAAATGCTCGTGAACCTGTATCCGAGGATGACTGTTTACGTGCTATATCTAAGCTGAAG GTTTTAGGTAGTGGGTTTGAGGTGATATCTGTTGGTAAGAAAAAGCTCATACGGTCTGTTCCAACTGAGTTGAACAAGGATCACAATGCAATTTTGGAGCTGGCTCAG GGTCAAGGGTTTGTGACGGTGGAAGAGGTAGAAAGTCGATTGTCTTGGTCAGCAGGGCGTGCAATTGATGCTCTTGATACTTTGTTAGAGGCaa GTCTTGCAATGATCGATGACGGCCACAAAGATGGAAAACGACGATACTGGTTTCTTTGTGTGTCATCCATCTCTGCTGTTGTGGGTGCTGATGCTATTGCAATTTGA
- the LOC110776233 gene encoding vacuolar protein sorting-associated protein 22 homolog 1 isoform X1 — MKRRVGIGGLQSSAATRNQYRLIGESLSVVKNDVMMAQLSTFRSQLEDFARKHKNDIRKNPTFRAQFHEMCSKVGVDPLASNKGFWAELLGIGDFYYELGVQIVEICLATRSLNGGLINLQELLDLLRLKRKNAREPVSEDDCLRAISKLKVLGSGFEVISVGKKKLIRSVPTELNKDHNAILELAQGQGFVTVEEVESRLSWSAGRAIDALDTLLEEGLAMIDDGHKDGKRRYWFLCVSSISAVVGADAIAI, encoded by the exons ATGAAGCGGAGAGTAGGAATCGGAGGTCTGCAGTCATCTGCAGCAACTAGG AATCAATACCGATTGATCGGAGAAAGTTTATCCGTTGTTAAAAATGATGTTATGATGGCGCAATTATCAACTTTTCGGTCTCAGCTTGAGGATTTCGCCCGCAAACATAAG AATGATATTCGGAAAAACCCTACGTTCAGAGCTCAATTTCATGAGATGTGCTCTAAAGTAGGGGTGGATCCTCTTGCCTCAAACAAGGGTTTCTGGGCGGAGCTTCTGGGGATTGGTGACTTTTATTATGAACTTG GGGTGCAAATTGTTGAAATATGCTTGGCCACAAGATCACTCAATGGAGGCTTGATAAACTTGCAGGAGTTATTAGATCTGCTACGTTTGAAACGAAAAAATGCTCGTGAACCTGTATCCGAGGATGACTGTTTACGTGCTATATCTAAGCTGAAG GTTTTAGGTAGTGGGTTTGAGGTGATATCTGTTGGTAAGAAAAAGCTCATACGGTCTGTTCCAACTGAGTTGAACAAGGATCACAATGCAATTTTGGAGCTGGCTCAG GGTCAAGGGTTTGTGACGGTGGAAGAGGTAGAAAGTCGATTGTCTTGGTCAGCAGGGCGTGCAATTGATGCTCTTGATACTTTGTTAGAG GAAGGTCTTGCAATGATCGATGACGGCCACAAAGATGGAAAACGACGATACTGGTTTCTTTGTGTGTCATCCATCTCTGCTGTTGTGGGTGCTGATGCTATTGCAATTTGA